The Neoarius graeffei isolate fNeoGra1 chromosome 7, fNeoGra1.pri, whole genome shotgun sequence genome includes a region encoding these proteins:
- the LOC132888856 gene encoding ribose-5-phosphate isomerase-like, translated as MADRIRQEKLNIVCVPMSFQARQLILQHGLSLSDLDRHPDLDVVIDGADEVHDSLTLIKGGCLTQEKIVAGCAKHFVVIADFRKDSKALGQQWKKGVPVEVVPMAYVPVSRAITRRFGGEAVLRMAVSKAVRRCTMIRIM; from the exons atgg ctGACCGAATACGCCAGGAGAAGTTGAACATTGTGTGCGTTCCTATGTCATTTCAG GCTCGGCAGCTGATTCTGCAGCATGGCCTGTCTCTCTCCGATTTAGACAGACACCCAGAT CTGGATGTAGTGATCGATGGAGCTGATGAAGTGCATGATTCACTCACTCttattaaagg AGGATGCTTGACTCAGGAGAAAATCGTAGCCGGCTGTGCCAAACACTTTGTCGTCATTGCTGACTTCAG GAAGGATTCAAAGGCACTGGGGCAGCAGTGGAAGAAAGGCGTGCCGGTGGAAGTGGTTCCTATGGCGTACGTGCCCGTGTCCAGGGCCATCACCCGGCGCTTTGGTGGGGAAGCTGTGCTGAGGATGGCGGTCAGTAAAGCGGTGAGACGGTGCACAATGATCAGAATCATGTAG